The stretch of DNA AACTGTGGTGAAGAACTTGTACCTTCTATTAGATAACCACAAGGACCGATACAACCTGTATCATGGGTCACCTTCCTAACAACTGAACTAGCAACACCAGTTATAAGCTGGGGTGTATCTGGGCATCCTGCTTGAATGCAGTGAATTTCTAACTAAGAGTCTAACTAATCTTCCCAGAAAGTGTGCCGAGGTCACACGCAAAGGGCACAGATAAACTTATCCTCAGACTAGCCCTTGTCAGTATGTCTGGACCTATTTCTTCTGGCTGGATTATATTTCTGACTTCAGTATTGCCGAGAGAGGGACTCTAATAATGCAAAAGCTGGTGTTACTTGAAACCCAAGGCTAGGTATAGAGTATATCTTCATAAACACTAAGATACACTCTGAGATGATGGGTCCTAAGGCTAGGTCTGATGGACATCTTCAAGAACACCAATATATACCCTGAAATAATGAGTACAAAAGCTATGCCTGGTGGAGATCTTTATGAACACTAAGATTTACCCAGAGATGATGGGTCCTAAGGCTAGGTTtggtgtatgtatatatatataaatctcaaagtttgtcatgtGTCATCGTCTGTGGTTCGGTCTGTCCAACTATAGCGAATGGTACCCAGCAATGTCAAATccatatcacagaagatttgatctcggaacctcccgttcaccaggcaATAACCTAATCAATTAGGCTATGCATGATGCAAtgaattcattaggcgatatgagtcattatctgggttaaaatacgcatagcactctgcattacgctatgtcactaaagcttgctcacacagctcttattaataaGTATAGCAAAACGGATATcagcttactaaaattagccattggcaatgtgccaggctaataggtATATAATGTGATTGAAAATTGTTATCAAATAAGTTGcaatgttttatttatgtaaCAAAATTCTTTGTTCGCTCTCTGTAAAAGcagtatataaaataaagaaatgctATTCATAGAACAGGCGTTAAATATAAAGAGCTCACTGACTAGTACAGAAAGAAATAAACTGGCGGcttaaatattaataattttatgaaaCAAGTTTCAATGTCTCATGATTATAATAACACTTGCTGATGATACCTAAACAGCATAGAGTGAACATTTGGTAGaaagtataaaataaatgaaactaatgtaaaacttaataataattatatactttatatgaatGAAAACAATTCTCTGATAACAATATTCATTTCACCAGCACCCCTAGTCAGTCTGTTTCTTGCTTAAACCAAAAATCATGAAATTAAACAAATGAGCACAAGTCCAAACTAAGGAACACAGGCTCTACAAACAAACTATACCTATATGCTTGCACAGATAGATATTACGATCATGCGCCACAGGCCTTTAGTCATAACATAAAAAAGGCTCGGATAATGGCTGTGTAATAATTATAGAAAAAGTACAACAGTTAAccgctgtcatacagagagttCACCATCATTTCAACTGGAGGCAAGTTAGCTGCTCCTTCATATAGACTGTTTTCGATCAAAGAGATAGTGACAGGCTGATTTGATTCAGTGATTTCTGGGCTGCTGGTGGAATTATGGGGACTGTTGAAAAGTAGAACGACAATAGGTGAGCATTCAAACTTTTCtatttatttcaatattttactaCATCCTACAGAGAGAACCGAAAATATGTATGCTTTAAATATACCTCATATCATATGAGACTTGGATGGATTCTGCCTTCCTAACCTCTCCACTGTCTAGCGACACTGTTTCTGAAATTAAAttagttataagttaatagataTATGTAGAATAATAGGTATATGTATAGTACTAGGTATATGTATAGTATtagatatatgtacattatgCGTGAGTTAGTATATTCATTTTACCTTCTGCTTCAGTTTTCACTAACTTGGAAACCCTGTTTTCTGAAGCTGTTCTCCTAAAACACACCAGAGTGTCAAACTTGATATAAAGTTTATCTAAATCTATTTACCGCCTTGCATTAGTAAGAATAAACAGAAAATATGCAATATACAATTAGAGTTGATTtgcaattattgatattagaTCAGAGATCGGTTTAAGGTTTGGAgagaaatttagtttttttggtTACCTGCGATGCTTGACTAGACAGATGACAGCTGCAACAGAGCATCCAAACATAAGTAAACCCAAACCCAGTCCAATGTACAGGATAAACGAAGAGCCGTTTGAGTCTGTATAACGAAATAAGGTAAAGGAACTTTTACAAATGTTTCTTTACACAGTTCCTTGTGGTAGCATGCAGTAGTATCAAAGTGTGGTATCATATAGAATACATACAGATTAGTGCTGGTCTGTCTAGTTGCTAGACTAATTATTAACAGTTGCTAGTTAGTCTGTTACTATACCCACAGTTGCTAGTTAGTCTGCCACTATACCTACAGTTGCTAGTTAGTCTGCCACTATATCTACAGTTGCTAGTTAGTCTGCCACTATATCTACAGTTGCTAGTTAGTCTGCCACTATATCTACAGTTGCTAGTTAGTCTGCCACTATATCTACAGTTGCTAGTTAGTCTGTCACTATATCTACAATTGCCAGTTAATCTGTCTGTATATCTACATACTGTGTGCTGACAGCATGGTCATTTCGGAAAATTAACTGAGCAACTGTAGCGTCTACACTTAAACAAGCTGGTAATTATAGTATCAGAATagtattttagtaaagatttttacTTACTACTAGTTGAGTGATACTCTCACTCAAACCGTACATGCCTTTAGACTAAAACTGAACCGTTAAGTTTGCTCACGTGTTGAAATACATTTTGGTTCAGCTGACCAGCTGCCGTCTCCATTGCAGGCAACACTACCATATCTCTTGTAGTCTTCATTACAATAATAGACCAACTCTTCTTTGTAGCTGTACTTCCTGTATGTGCTGTTACCATTTGGAATGTTCAACTGCTTTTCGGTCACCTCACACATGACTAAACACGAGATAGCGAAGTCAGTTCTAACAAACAACCATAATTTCTTGATTCTTCTAGATTTGACTTTAATACTGATAAACGCAACAGACGATTCAAGAAAAAAGTGTTTCCTGATTTGAAACTAGTTTTCTCTCACATGTACATAGCTCAAATGGTCTGTCAAAAGGGCTGACCTTTATTGCAAGTTATGTTAGGATAATCACTCCACTTTGTTTTTCCAGAGTTCACCAAGCACTCAACGTAATCGAAACTTGAGTTGGCTGTCATCCACCCATCAGCACAGCCATACATAGCCTTAGTATGAGGTAGCCAGGGGGTAGGAGGAAGAGAGATGCTATGGTATGGCTCTGACTTCTCTGGCATGTCACCGCAATGCAGGACTAAGAACAAGATAAAGAGATATAGGAAGATATAATAGAGCAACAGTAATCTCTTCTACTTTGCGGAGGTTACGTTCCAGATCCGCCTGCAACATGGGAAGTTCCGCAAAAATGAAACCAAATTGTTTTCAAAGTATGAGGCATAGTTTTAACACTTAGGAATACTGTAACTTGATTTTAGATTTCCATAATTAATATACATgtcagtacatgtacatgtccttGTACATACAACATGCTTGTACGCTACACTGTACATACAGCATACTTTTATGGTAAAttgtatatacattattaaaacCCGTAAGATATTAAGGAGAATTGAATGGCGAAGTATGACTTCGACGAGAACCAAAGAGGTAAAGTTTATGCTAGAGATTTTTGAGCCAATCAGCATCAAGATAGCACAATGATGGCTAAGACTGAATGGCATTTCTCTGTAGATGAAGGAGGGGGTATAGTCAAACCCCATTCAATAGTTGACAAGTGGTCTAGAACTATTGTTGGAAGAGATTTGACTTTGATCGTTTTGCCACCAACCAGCACGCTGCTAGGGCACTTTCATATAAATAGATCGTGTTGTGTGTTTCATAAATCGGAATAAGATGAACTGAATTTTCCTTGATTGACTgtcagtttatatttcaacttcagTCTCAGTGCAAGCAAGAGAATGCACTTATGCGTTAGTATAAACTTGACCCGGTCTAAATATTCGAGCTTGGGATTAACTGGGTTCGCTGTGAGAAGGAAGCTACACAAGTGCAAATATTAGAGAGGGGATAACTCTCTATTGTCACAATACATGATTAATTAATGACTGTTACACGTGTGGTAGTTGGGTTCGGCGTAGTTAAGCTACCAACTATCCTTGAATCAATTAAGAGTTGAGCTTATagattatattcaactttattttACCCTTTATTGTACTCTTGATGACTGGCTGACTCGATTACTAATCTTGCGCATTAATGATTCTAAAACACAGCCTTATAAACCATTCATGAAAATCTTTGAAATTCCAGGACTCCGTTGCTACGATAAcgattaattaaaaaaaacaactacatgtatgttcaccTCAAGATGCAAGACACACAGACACTTAACGAATCGGAAGGTGTCGATGGCAAACCGGAATCAATCCTTCAAGATAGCAGACTCGATTGTAACAATATGAAGAGGAAAATCCTGTTGATTTTGATGGCTGCATAAAAACTGCGCCACCACATTTAGATTACTGTCTCACTGGCAAAAGTATTTTCATCGTATCAATTAGATGGTCACAGTCTAACCAAATCTTTCTAATATATCAGTTGTGCAGTGACAGCGAACCGGATCTCAAAAATGATTTTAAGCTTTTCTATAAACAGTGTGAGGGTTGCAAGGTATAGAGAAAACAAAGTGTTATGAGATTGTATTCGACCTCTATCTTACACATACTGTACTGCAGTATGTCATCAGTAATCCCACAATGCATCAGCCATCATATGTGATACATTGTTCATACCATCACAAACAGATCTGATTTAAGTCAATGAATAGcatgtatattatacactaAATGATGTGGTCGctaaaatgatgaaatactaatCCCGCAGTGACCTTTATGAAGGTTAATATAGTTCAATGtgtgacagccaatcaccatcacCGAAGGGGTGCACacagccaatcaccatcacCGAAGGGGTGCACATTACACAGACTGTTGTGGATGCACAACAAAATATCAGAAAAGTTTGATAGTTGCAACATTTTCCAACGTATCTGCGATGCTTTGGTGATGCCATTGTTTTACGTCACACAATCTATAAATAATCACTGAGTGGATAACTCTCACTTACTGCAATACAGTGTGCACTAACCTTACCACCTTCAGCCATGAGGCTGACAGTATACATATCCCTATGATGCCTGTGATACAGGGAAGCAGCTAGTTGGAAATATTAGTGTATTCTAAGGGTAGCTTGGCAAGTTCGTCACTATTAGTGCAAATATTGGCACTGAACAAGGACATGGCACAACTTGCATTAGATTGTTTCTCAGGCTATATAATGGCTTAGCAATAATTGAGCAGCTCTCACTCTGTCATCAAACTTCAATGGTAAGATAACACGAAAATGAGACGAAACACCTCGTAGGTGTACTTGTTATACTCACCAGTGACTCTGATCATAAACCTGCCAAAGAGAACACTAGTACCATCATTGCTGCAGGAGAGACTGAGAGATCTCTCACTCCCAGTCTTCACCGTGATTGGGTCTCTGGCACCAGAAGAGAACTGCTTGTCTCTAACCTGTATGACTAAACTACTTGTGAGGAGGAGGAGCTCAAACCTCACAGTGATATTAGGATTGGGGAGCTTTATTCTAACTCTACAGTCTTGTAGTGATGGCTGACTTGATAGATTATAGGAAGAGCTGATAACTCCTGATAGCTGACTAGCCTCAGCACCTTCTGTTATAGTAAAGGTTCCCCCACATATTGCTACTAcaaacaatattaacaatatgatgtcagtataatacaatatacaaacatGTAGATCAGCTCATAGAATTACATCAGATCATACGCCTATGAAAACTATCAGAGAATAGTAAATACAGTATTGTAGCAGCCATGCCCGGCAGCAGTTCTATCTTATCTGTATTTCTGTAGCAAATgaaaattgtgcaaataaagGTTCTGGATAACTTAGACAGGCAAAGGCAATGCAACTCCTGCATAATGTAAGTatcataatacatgtacatgcgtaTGAGAACAAGTTGAATTTCTTCTACAGTTTTTAAACTAGATCAAAATTATAGAATGACTTGTGGTAATGTTAAAAAAGGTAACACTATTGAAAATaagaaatataatttttgattattttaacaaaaactataaaaaattaaaatggagGTTGTTTAGTACATTCTTTATTTTACTACCATTTATGGCTAAAGGCTAGGGAGAATCTGCTGCCACTAGCACTCACATCAGAAAACAGAGAGAGAGTATATGAGACAAATGACCAACCGAAGAGACTAAAAACCATAAACCACAATATCAACTTTCAAGCCTGGAAGGAAAATAAATCGATACCAAACAGATATTAAACACGAAGAGACACAGCCAGAATTTATTCCCTTTGCAGATAAAAAAGAGGCACTTGGACACTCGCAGCAGTTGTATGCTGCAATCAAAGCAAGTTGTCAGGAACCAGCGAGATTCAGAAGGTTGAcaaaagttgttgacaaaatgGAGTGTATAGCTCAGTACTGGGGATGGTAATGAGTAGAAAATCCATGTGCTGGAACAGAGAGTCCCTGTAGAAGCAAACACTCTTCTTCTACTCATTACCACATTGAGTTCTACCAAAGTAGCTTAGAACAGACGACGAGCTCAGAAGCTCCAATAAATAGAGCTGTCTGATGGAGCTCTCCTGAAGTAATTGTATATCATGGACAGCAAATGATGTCTCTTGAGTGAGACATAATTCCAGAGACACAGTTAGGAAAAGTGTAGCCACCCATCAGGGCACTTACACTTTGCCTAAGATTCAACCAGCCtagatacatatgtacatatgtacgtatgctGGAAGTAAGCTTTAACATCATCGACTTGGTGGGTGGTTACTAGCAGGAGTCTCCATGTTGATACCCAAGAGAACTCTACCATTGTCATCTGCAACTACGTACTACCTAACACCTACCTAGCTAGTTACCTACTTACTTACCTACCCCCTACCTAGCTACTTAAACACTTACCTACTCTCTACCTAGCTACTTACTTACCTATCAGCCTACCTCTAGAAAGTTGAAATCTTTGTTGCCCATatttctattactattgctttTAGTATTAATCCTTCGCTAGATCGACACGAATGATAACAAAACGACCTGAAAATtgactatttatatatatatatatatatatatatatatatatatatatatatagctaccAGAATAAATCAGAACTGTTTAGGAAACTTTTCAAATgacttttttaataattaattttactttACAATCTATTTCACGCTACTTCAACTTATGTTATAAGCTTCAAGTATTTctgtattttgtttgtttgttttattttatattaaataataacataacaaaatgatagaaaaagtaAGGTGCATTGAAAGCTCATATGGAcagtagcatggctattcgAGGCGCAAAGCCGGAGGTAACAGATAAGATTgttaatgcaaaaaaaacatgGTTGTCTAAGCAAAAGAAATCAGAACAAATCTATTCCAGAGAGTCCAGCAATTACTGCTTCAAAGTAGCCCTAAAACCATCATGACTATCAATTTTCCTTAGCCTAATTGTCAAGGAATTCCCTGCTGATGACACACGATAGGCAACCCATCTATGGCCACCAGTAGATGAGGAGGATGGAAAAggtaatgaaaataaggaatGACGAGTCTTGTAATGTGTTGACAAAttagtttgagatttaaattgtgtgaaggctaaaaAACATATTCTTAGTCCGTAAAGTTGCTGTATAGGCA from Watersipora subatra chromosome 2, tzWatSuba1.1, whole genome shotgun sequence encodes:
- the LOC137387600 gene encoding uncharacterized protein, yielding MTLELGVFFYLLSLPLSIQQTVHPYILCKNSSVTVRAGASGIIEHVQEDRDTPCTLSLSGFDSRGYLSLHGLDVRQEGCESLALVEVNHVTYCVRGSSSGFQFITQLTNGRLYVTLSSASSTSFRIAYYSNVAICGGTFTITEGAEASQLSGVISSSYNLSSQPSLQDCRVRIKLPNPNITVRFELLLLTSSLVIQVRDKQFSSGARDPITVKTGSERSLSLSCSNDGTSVLFGRFMIRVTVLHCGDMPEKSEPYHSISLPPTPWLPHTKAMYGCADGWMTANSSFDYVECLVNSGKTKWSDYPNITCNKVMCEVTEKQLNIPNGNSTYRKYSYKEELVYYCNEDYKRYGSVACNGDGSWSAEPKCISTHSNGSSFILYIGLGLGLLMFGCSVAAVICLVKHRRRTASENRVSKLVKTEAEETVSLDSGEVRKAESIQVSYDMSPHNSTSSPEITESNQPVTISLIENSLYEGAANLPPVEMMVNSLYDSG